In Deferribacter desulfuricans SSM1, the following are encoded in one genomic region:
- a CDS encoding threonine aldolase family protein, which translates to MNKYSFKNDYSEGAHPNIIKVLSETNFLQTEGYSQDIFCKKAAEIIKSYLQNDDVDIHFVTGGTQANLIMISSILRPYEAVISADTGHINVHEAGAIENCGHKIITIDSTDGKLYPEQIIEVLDKHTDEHMVKPKAVYISNSTETGTVYKLKELQNISNICKQHNLYLVLDGARIASAIVSSKSNLTLQDIAEYCDIFTIGGTKNGAMLGEAIVICNENFKEDFRYNIKQKGGLIAKGRILGIQFLELFKNNLYYDLARHANDMSFLIADELKKLGVNFLYPVESNQIFPILDNKLINYLLEKFEFYIWEKLDENTSAIRIVTSWATDEKSVKKFIEEVKSFLTKIN; encoded by the coding sequence ATGAACAAATATAGTTTCAAAAATGATTATAGTGAAGGAGCTCATCCAAATATTATCAAAGTGTTATCTGAAACAAATTTTCTACAAACGGAAGGTTATTCCCAAGATATATTTTGTAAGAAAGCTGCAGAAATAATTAAAAGTTATCTACAAAATGATGATGTAGATATCCATTTTGTTACAGGTGGAACTCAAGCAAATCTTATAATGATATCATCAATATTAAGGCCATATGAAGCTGTTATTTCCGCTGATACAGGCCATATAAATGTACATGAAGCAGGAGCTATTGAAAATTGTGGGCATAAAATTATTACGATAGATTCTACTGATGGTAAACTTTATCCAGAGCAAATTATTGAAGTTTTGGATAAACATACCGATGAGCATATGGTAAAACCAAAAGCAGTATACATATCCAATTCTACTGAAACAGGAACTGTCTATAAATTAAAAGAGCTTCAAAATATTTCCAATATATGCAAACAACATAATCTTTATTTGGTTTTAGATGGTGCAAGGATAGCATCAGCGATTGTTTCTTCAAAAAGCAATTTGACATTACAAGATATAGCAGAATATTGTGATATTTTCACAATTGGAGGCACCAAAAATGGTGCTATGCTGGGCGAAGCTATTGTTATCTGTAATGAAAATTTTAAAGAAGATTTTAGATACAACATAAAACAAAAAGGTGGCTTGATTGCAAAAGGGAGAATTTTAGGTATTCAATTTTTAGAATTGTTTAAAAATAACCTTTATTATGATTTAGCTAGACATGCAAATGATATGTCTTTTCTAATAGCTGATGAATTGAAAAAGTTAGGGGTTAATTTTTTATATCCAGTGGAAAGCAATCAGATTTTCCCTATTCTCGATAACAAATTGATAAACTATTTATTAGAAAAATTTGAATTTTATATATGGGAAAAACTTGATGAAAATACAAGTGCCATTAGAATAGTTACCTCATGGGCAACTGATGAAAAGAGTGTTAAAAAATTTATAGAAGAAGTAAAATCTTTCTTGACAAAAATAAACTAA
- a CDS encoding DsbA family protein, whose translation MKRFLFVTLLIISLSFTAFADVKTDLLKNIKLNFQKRGLKGVEVNAKVLKKLDSPKGFYFVKINIKDKKRNKQATQYLITDGKLVIPDIIELQNGKSFVKDLTFEYDKVDIPTKDLTLMQGNKNAKHKIIKISDFQCPFCRRAYKYIEPKIKDNKNIALYMLNYPLPIHKKAMIFAQVFEAGMKMGYNFADDLYSGKYDNKQDSEIIDEFAKKTNDPARFKELIKSQEIKDRIERQKKIAEKYGFRATPVLVFDGKKVEGFDPNLIEKGLNSFKK comes from the coding sequence ATGAAAAGGTTTTTGTTTGTTACACTTTTAATTATTTCTTTATCATTTACAGCTTTTGCTGATGTTAAAACGGATTTATTGAAAAATATTAAACTTAATTTCCAGAAACGTGGATTAAAAGGTGTTGAAGTTAATGCAAAAGTTTTAAAAAAACTTGATAGTCCAAAAGGGTTTTATTTTGTAAAAATAAATATAAAAGATAAAAAAAGAAATAAGCAAGCAACACAGTATTTAATCACAGATGGTAAACTCGTAATCCCAGATATTATAGAATTACAAAATGGTAAAAGCTTCGTTAAAGATTTAACTTTTGAATACGATAAAGTTGATATACCTACTAAAGATTTAACTTTAATGCAGGGTAATAAAAATGCTAAACATAAAATAATAAAGATTAGTGATTTCCAATGCCCTTTTTGCCGTAGAGCTTATAAATATATAGAACCTAAAATCAAAGATAATAAAAATATTGCTCTTTATATGCTGAATTACCCTTTGCCTATTCATAAAAAAGCTATGATTTTTGCTCAAGTTTTTGAGGCAGGTATGAAGATGGGTTATAATTTTGCCGATGATTTATATAGTGGAAAATATGATAATAAACAGGATAGTGAGATTATAGATGAGTTTGCTAAAAAAACAAACGATCCTGCAAGATTTAAAGAACTTATAAAATCACAAGAGATAAAGGATAGAATTGAAAGACAGAAAAAAATTGCTGAAAAGTATGGTTTTAGAGCTACGCCAGTTTTAGTGTTTGATGGTAAAAAAGTAGAAGGGTTTGATCCAAACTTGATCGAAAAAGGATTAAATTCTTTTAAAAAATAG
- the ileS gene encoding isoleucine--tRNA ligase: MDYKDTLNLPKTNFPMKANLTKNEPLRLKKWEDSKVYEKILSNRDDNKKYILHDGPPYANGHLHMGHALNKILKDFIIKTKSGFGFKTPYVPGWDCHGLPIEHQVDKELGKKKDSIPKHEKRKHCRAYAEKFINIQREEFKRLGVFGDWENPYITMDFAYEANTLKELYKFFNNGGAYKGLKPVYWCISCVTALAEAEVEYHDHTSPSIYVKFPLQDDAKKALGIETEKAFAVIWTTTPWTIPANLGIALNPEFEYALLKVKKSNNKNIDNDDILVLAKELVERLVEIFEIEEYDIIKTFNPEIIENKNAKHPFYDRNSLFVLGNHVTLEQGTGLVHTAPGHGQEDYEVGLKYGLEILNPVDDYGNFKKDTELFAGQNIFKANQDIINLMDENKTLIRQDKVEHSYPHCWRCKNPVVFRATPQWFISMEKNDLRKKALEEIDKNVTWIPKWGRNRIYSMIEHRPDWCISRQRSWGVPIAVFLCGECGEIILNEEIQEKVLSEFYKQGADIWFEKDVEYFIGDASCPKCGSKNIRKETDILDVWFDSGVSHAAVCEVRKELGWPADMYLEGSDQHRGWFHSSLLESVGTRGRAPYKEVLTHGFVVDGKGLKMSKSLGNVITPDEIIDKYGAEILRLWVAAEDYTEDVRISNDIIKRLVESYRKIRNTMRYLLGNLYDFNPDENSIPFEKLKELDKYILMRWQEVKKRIYKAYENYQFHIFYHTLINFCINDLSAFYLDIIKDRVYAYKNDSFERRSAQSTMFTLAKEMAIVMNPILSFTADEVWEFLPNFDGKQESVFIHTFPELLNIDDNSLIKKMEALTNLKAEINKACEIARRNKIIGHSLDAKVIVGIKNVDKDVLDVDEGIEKIFIVSEFVLEDFDKMSNCYTSEDGSIKVQVEASALPKCERCWTHAESVGKIDKHPTICERCANQLI, from the coding sequence ATGGATTATAAAGACACTCTAAATTTACCTAAAACAAATTTTCCTATGAAGGCAAATCTAACTAAAAACGAACCTTTAAGATTAAAAAAGTGGGAAGATTCTAAAGTATATGAAAAAATATTGTCAAACAGAGATGATAATAAAAAATATATTCTCCATGATGGTCCTCCATATGCCAATGGACACTTACATATGGGACACGCCTTAAATAAAATTTTAAAAGATTTTATAATAAAAACAAAATCAGGTTTTGGTTTTAAAACACCATATGTGCCTGGTTGGGATTGTCATGGTTTACCAATTGAGCATCAAGTAGATAAAGAGTTAGGTAAGAAAAAAGACTCAATTCCAAAACATGAAAAGAGAAAGCATTGTAGAGCTTATGCTGAAAAATTTATAAATATCCAGAGAGAAGAGTTTAAACGTTTAGGTGTTTTTGGAGATTGGGAAAATCCTTACATTACAATGGATTTTGCTTATGAGGCAAATACATTAAAGGAGCTTTATAAGTTTTTTAATAATGGTGGAGCATATAAAGGGTTGAAGCCTGTTTATTGGTGTATTTCATGCGTAACTGCACTTGCAGAAGCTGAAGTAGAATATCATGACCATACATCACCATCAATATATGTTAAGTTCCCATTACAAGATGATGCAAAAAAAGCTCTTGGAATAGAAACTGAAAAAGCCTTTGCTGTTATATGGACAACTACACCATGGACTATCCCAGCAAACCTTGGAATAGCATTAAACCCAGAATTTGAATATGCGCTTTTAAAAGTTAAAAAATCAAATAATAAAAATATTGATAACGATGATATTTTAGTTTTAGCTAAAGAGCTTGTAGAAAGATTGGTAGAAATATTTGAAATTGAAGAATATGATATTATCAAAACTTTTAATCCTGAGATTATTGAAAACAAAAACGCAAAACACCCTTTTTATGATAGAAACTCTCTTTTTGTTCTTGGAAACCATGTAACATTAGAGCAAGGTACTGGATTAGTACATACAGCACCAGGGCATGGTCAAGAAGACTATGAAGTTGGTTTAAAGTATGGGTTGGAGATATTAAATCCTGTAGATGATTATGGTAACTTTAAAAAAGATACAGAACTATTTGCTGGACAAAATATTTTTAAGGCAAATCAGGATATTATCAATCTTATGGATGAAAACAAAACACTTATTAGACAGGATAAAGTAGAACACTCATACCCTCATTGTTGGAGGTGTAAAAATCCAGTTGTTTTTCGAGCTACTCCTCAATGGTTTATTTCTATGGAAAAAAATGATCTTAGGAAAAAAGCTTTGGAAGAGATTGATAAAAATGTAACATGGATCCCTAAATGGGGAAGAAATAGAATTTATTCCATGATTGAGCATAGACCTGACTGGTGTATTTCAAGACAGAGAAGCTGGGGTGTCCCAATTGCAGTATTTCTATGTGGTGAATGTGGTGAAATTATTCTAAATGAAGAAATCCAAGAAAAAGTATTATCAGAGTTTTATAAACAAGGTGCAGACATTTGGTTTGAAAAAGATGTTGAATATTTTATAGGTGATGCTTCATGCCCAAAATGTGGCAGCAAAAATATCAGAAAAGAAACTGATATATTAGATGTATGGTTTGATTCTGGTGTAAGTCATGCTGCCGTTTGTGAAGTTAGAAAAGAACTTGGATGGCCAGCTGATATGTATCTTGAAGGTAGCGATCAGCATAGAGGTTGGTTTCATAGCTCACTTTTGGAAAGTGTTGGCACAAGGGGTAGGGCACCTTATAAGGAAGTACTTACTCATGGATTTGTTGTTGATGGTAAAGGGCTTAAAATGTCCAAATCACTTGGAAATGTTATTACTCCTGATGAAATAATTGATAAATATGGTGCAGAAATACTGAGATTGTGGGTTGCTGCAGAAGATTATACAGAGGATGTAAGGATTTCTAATGATATTATCAAAAGGCTTGTGGAATCATACAGAAAAATAAGAAATACTATGAGATACTTACTTGGAAACCTTTATGATTTTAATCCTGATGAAAATAGTATTCCATTTGAAAAACTTAAAGAACTTGATAAATATATTTTAATGAGATGGCAGGAAGTTAAAAAGAGAATATATAAAGCCTATGAAAATTATCAGTTTCACATTTTCTATCATACACTTATTAACTTTTGTATTAATGACCTTTCTGCATTCTATTTAGATATAATTAAAGACAGGGTTTATGCCTATAAAAATGACTCTTTTGAAAGAAGGTCTGCTCAGTCTACTATGTTCACATTGGCTAAAGAAATGGCTATTGTAATGAATCCTATTCTTTCTTTTACTGCTGATGAAGTTTGGGAGTTTTTACCTAATTTTGACGGGAAACAAGAATCTGTGTTTATACATACATTCCCAGAATTATTAAATATAGATGATAATAGTTTAATTAAGAAAATGGAAGCTCTAACCAACTTAAAAGCTGAAATAAACAAAGCTTGTGAGATTGCAAGACGTAATAAAATCATTGGACACTCTTTGGATGCCAAAGTAATAGTTGGTATTAAGAATGTTGATAAAGATGTTTTAGATGTTGATGAAGGTATAGAAAAAATATTTATTGTCTCAGAGTTTGTTTTAGAGGATTTTGATAAAATGAGTAATTGTTACACATCTGAAGATGGGAGTATAAAGGTTCAGGTTGAAGCATCAGCATTACCAAAATGTGAGCGCTGTTGGACTCATGCTGAAAGTGTAGGCAAAATTGATAAGCATCCTACGATCTGCGAAAGGTGTGCTAATCAGTTGATATAG
- the lspA gene encoding signal peptidase II, whose product MKNKKFLFLTLIIILLDQYTKYIIKTNFELFEVKPIIKGFFNLTYILNPGAAFGFLAKLDESYRQIFFVLITIIAIFIVIYLFVKENRSLLRKISYSLILGGAFGNFIDRLIIGKVVDFLDFYVGSYHWPAFNIADSAISVGIFFLLLDIIFDKRREESNELNS is encoded by the coding sequence ATGAAAAATAAAAAATTTCTTTTTTTAACATTAATTATCATTTTATTAGACCAATATACGAAATATATTATTAAAACTAACTTTGAACTATTTGAAGTAAAACCTATTATAAAAGGTTTTTTTAACCTAACTTATATACTCAATCCTGGAGCTGCTTTTGGATTTTTGGCAAAATTGGATGAAAGCTATAGACAAATCTTTTTTGTTTTAATTACTATAATTGCAATATTTATAGTTATTTATCTCTTTGTAAAGGAAAATAGGTCTCTTTTAAGAAAGATTTCCTACTCTTTAATTTTAGGTGGAGCTTTTGGAAATTTTATAGATAGGCTTATTATTGGGAAGGTTGTTGATTTCTTAGATTTTTATGTTGGAAGCTACCATTGGCCAGCTTTTAATATTGCTGATTCTGCAATAAGTGTGGGGATATTTTTTCTCTTATTGGATATAATATTTGATAAAAGGAGGGAAGAAAGTAATGAACTTAATTCCTAA
- the purH gene encoding bifunctional phosphoribosylaminoimidazolecarboxamide formyltransferase/IMP cyclohydrolase, producing MNLIPKRALISVSEKSGIVEFATELVNLGIEIISTGGTAKLLKENGIDIVEISDFTGFPEILDGRVKTLHPKVHAGILNIRDNENHQKIMKEMGLVNIDLVVVNLYPFEKTVAKEDVSFDEAIENIDIGGPTMVRSAAKNHKYVAIVVDNNDYNKIIDELKKGGITYETRLNLARKAFTHTAVYDALISNYFNKVCNIVFPDEISLPMRKAQDLRYGENPHQKAAFYKSPLIKEVSVSTSKQLHGKELSFNNIIDINAALELVKEFDKPAAVIIKHTNPCGVGTADNLLDAYNFALECDPVSAFGGIVAFNRVLDKETAEKLKELFLEVVIAPDFEEGALDILTTKKNLRLIKTGDFNQIKDNEFDVKKVIGGFLLQDRDLENFDREHGLKVVTKRKPTEEELEALKFAWIVVKHVKSNAIVYANKNQTVGIGAGQMSRVDSSVIAAMKARKPLKGCVMASDAFFPFRDSVDEAAKNGITAIIQPGGSIRDNEVIEAANEHNIAMIFTGMRHFKH from the coding sequence ATGAACTTAATTCCTAAAAGAGCTTTAATAAGTGTATCAGAAAAAAGTGGTATTGTAGAATTTGCCACAGAACTTGTAAATCTTGGTATTGAAATCATTTCTACTGGAGGAACAGCAAAACTTTTAAAAGAAAATGGCATTGATATCGTGGAGATTTCTGATTTTACAGGATTTCCAGAAATTTTAGATGGAAGGGTAAAAACTCTTCATCCTAAGGTTCATGCTGGAATACTGAATATTAGAGATAACGAAAATCATCAAAAAATCATGAAGGAAATGGGGTTAGTTAATATAGATTTAGTTGTTGTAAATTTATACCCTTTTGAGAAAACTGTTGCAAAAGAGGATGTGAGTTTTGATGAAGCTATAGAAAATATAGATATTGGCGGTCCAACAATGGTCAGAAGTGCTGCTAAAAATCATAAATATGTCGCAATAGTTGTTGATAATAATGACTACAACAAAATCATCGATGAGTTAAAAAAAGGTGGAATAACCTATGAAACAAGATTGAATCTTGCAAGGAAAGCATTTACTCACACAGCAGTTTACGATGCACTAATTTCTAATTATTTTAATAAAGTTTGTAATATAGTTTTTCCTGATGAAATCTCATTACCAATGAGAAAAGCTCAAGATTTACGCTATGGTGAAAATCCTCATCAAAAAGCAGCTTTTTATAAGTCACCATTGATAAAAGAGGTTTCGGTTTCAACATCAAAGCAGTTACATGGCAAAGAATTATCATTTAACAATATTATTGATATAAATGCTGCATTAGAGCTTGTTAAAGAGTTTGACAAACCTGCAGCAGTAATTATTAAACACACCAATCCTTGTGGAGTAGGGACAGCTGATAATCTACTTGATGCATATAATTTTGCATTAGAATGTGATCCTGTGAGTGCTTTTGGTGGAATTGTTGCCTTTAACAGAGTTTTAGATAAAGAAACAGCTGAAAAACTAAAAGAGTTGTTTTTAGAAGTTGTTATCGCACCAGATTTTGAAGAGGGAGCATTGGATATTTTGACTACAAAGAAAAATCTAAGATTGATAAAAACTGGCGATTTTAATCAAATAAAAGATAATGAGTTTGATGTTAAAAAAGTTATTGGTGGGTTTTTATTACAGGATAGAGATTTGGAAAATTTTGATAGAGAGCATGGATTAAAAGTTGTTACAAAAAGAAAACCCACAGAAGAAGAACTTGAAGCTTTAAAGTTTGCCTGGATAGTTGTAAAACATGTAAAATCAAACGCAATAGTTTATGCAAACAAAAATCAAACTGTAGGTATTGGTGCAGGTCAAATGAGTAGGGTAGATTCAAGTGTTATTGCAGCAATGAAGGCCAGAAAACCACTTAAAGGCTGTGTTATGGCATCAGATGCATTTTTCCCTTTTAGAGATTCAGTGGATGAAGCTGCAAAAAATGGTATTACAGCAATTATTCAGCCTGGTGGCTCAATAAGGGATAACGAGGTAATAGAAGCAGCAAATGAGCATAATATTGCGATGATTTTTACAGGTATGAGACATTTTAAACATTAA
- the purD gene encoding phosphoribosylamine--glycine ligase, with protein sequence MKVLVVGSGGREHALSWKIAQSNLAEKVFVAPGNAGTALEEKCENVDINANDFDSLISFAKNEKIDLTVVGPEDPLAKGIVDEFEKNGLKIFGPKKDAAMIEASKAFAKEIMFSAGIPTAEYKEFSEFDAAKKYVEEKGAPIVVKADGLAAGKGVTVAKTIEEAISALKEIFIDKVFGKSGEKVVIEEFLEGEEASYLAFTDGKHVLPLVSSQDHKPVYDNDEGPNTGGMGAYSPAPVVTDEIFSFTTENIAKPLINELNKRGIVYKGIIYAGLMITQDGPKVLEFNCRFGDPETQPVLYKMRSDIIPIILSAVDGNLSSVNVEWYDDATICVVLASGGYPKSYKKGYEITGIEDAEKLENIKVFHAGTKLENNKVLTNGGRVLGVTCRAKDLKTAIDNVYKAVEKIHFKDMHFRKDIGAKALRRLS encoded by the coding sequence ATGAAAGTATTGGTTGTTGGTTCTGGTGGTAGAGAGCATGCTTTGAGCTGGAAGATAGCTCAAAGTAATTTGGCAGAAAAAGTATTTGTGGCTCCAGGTAATGCTGGAACAGCTTTAGAAGAAAAATGTGAAAATGTAGATATAAATGCTAATGATTTTGATAGTCTTATCTCATTTGCAAAAAATGAAAAAATCGATTTAACAGTAGTTGGGCCAGAAGATCCTCTTGCAAAAGGGATTGTAGATGAATTTGAAAAGAATGGATTAAAAATCTTTGGTCCAAAAAAAGATGCAGCAATGATTGAGGCAAGTAAAGCATTTGCAAAAGAGATAATGTTTAGTGCAGGGATTCCTACAGCAGAGTATAAAGAGTTTTCAGAATTTGATGCTGCAAAAAAATATGTTGAAGAAAAGGGTGCTCCAATAGTTGTAAAGGCTGATGGACTTGCAGCAGGAAAGGGTGTAACAGTTGCTAAAACTATAGAAGAAGCCATTTCTGCTTTAAAAGAGATATTTATAGATAAAGTTTTTGGTAAATCAGGTGAAAAAGTAGTTATAGAAGAATTTTTAGAAGGGGAAGAGGCTTCCTATCTTGCTTTTACAGATGGAAAACATGTACTACCTCTTGTTTCAAGCCAGGATCACAAACCAGTATATGACAATGACGAAGGTCCAAATACAGGAGGGATGGGAGCTTACTCTCCAGCTCCAGTAGTTACAGATGAAATTTTTAGCTTTACTACAGAAAATATTGCTAAGCCATTAATAAATGAGTTAAATAAAAGAGGGATTGTTTATAAAGGGATTATTTATGCAGGGTTAATGATTACTCAAGATGGACCAAAAGTATTGGAGTTTAACTGCCGTTTTGGTGATCCAGAAACACAACCTGTTTTATATAAGATGAGGTCAGATATTATTCCAATTATTTTAAGTGCTGTTGATGGAAATCTTTCAAGTGTGAATGTAGAGTGGTACGATGATGCGACTATTTGTGTTGTTTTAGCCTCTGGAGGCTATCCAAAATCATATAAAAAAGGTTACGAAATAACAGGGATTGAAGATGCAGAAAAATTAGAGAATATCAAAGTTTTTCATGCTGGTACAAAACTTGAAAATAACAAAGTTTTAACAAATGGTGGAAGAGTACTTGGTGTTACATGTCGTGCTAAAGATTTAAAGACTGCTATTGATAATGTTTATAAGGCCGTAGAAAAAATTCATTTTAAAGATATGCACTTTAGAAAAGATATAGGAGCAAAAGCATTGAGGAGGTTGTCGTGA
- the purE gene encoding 5-(carboxyamino)imidazole ribonucleotide mutase, whose product MKIGIIIGSKSDFPVAKSVIDVLNEFGVDFELIVSSAHRTPERTTEWSRTAESRGLEVIIAIAGAAAHLAGVVASETSLPVIAVPVAATSLGGIDALLSMVQMPGGIPVATMAIGNAGAKNAAIFACQILGVKYPEINRKLKEYRQQIKDKVIKDNEEVQKLLNS is encoded by the coding sequence GTGAAAATAGGGATAATTATTGGAAGTAAATCAGACTTTCCTGTAGCTAAATCTGTCATTGATGTATTAAATGAATTTGGTGTGGACTTTGAACTGATTGTTTCAAGTGCTCATAGAACACCAGAGAGAACCACAGAATGGTCAAGAACAGCAGAAAGTAGAGGCCTTGAAGTGATTATAGCTATAGCTGGTGCAGCTGCTCATTTAGCTGGTGTGGTTGCAAGTGAGACTTCTTTACCTGTAATTGCTGTACCTGTGGCAGCTACATCTCTTGGTGGTATTGATGCATTGTTATCTATGGTTCAAATGCCAGGAGGTATCCCTGTTGCCACAATGGCTATTGGTAATGCAGGAGCAAAAAATGCTGCAATATTTGCTTGTCAGATTTTAGGAGTAAAGTATCCTGAAATAAATAGAAAATTAAAAGAGTATAGGCAACAAATAAAAGATAAAGTTATTAAAGATAACGAAGAAGTCCAAAAACTATTGAATAGCTAA
- a CDS encoding L-threonylcarbamoyladenylate synthase, producing the protein MIIYKETTQNFIKLINLSNKNNQPFIYPTDTIYGIGASYLNEEANNKIYEIKKRDKGKTFITLIGSVKQLYDLIDRSFFTNTHEKIINRFWPGSFTFIFFANKKLPNYLIQDGKIAVRLPSRKILSEAIKNTQPITSTSVNISDKKNLNDLKSIYKYFNKNIKYILAGNTSSHIPSSIIDISDIDNINVIRNPNNINFKELIR; encoded by the coding sequence ATGATAATATATAAAGAAACGACTCAAAATTTCATAAAATTAATCAATCTTTCAAACAAAAATAACCAACCCTTTATTTATCCCACCGATACCATTTACGGTATCGGTGCTTCTTATTTGAATGAAGAAGCAAATAATAAAATTTATGAAATTAAAAAGAGGGACAAAGGGAAGACTTTTATAACTTTAATAGGTAGTGTAAAGCAACTCTATGATCTCATAGACAGAAGTTTTTTTACAAATACACATGAAAAAATAATCAATAGATTCTGGCCAGGTTCTTTTACATTTATTTTTTTTGCTAACAAAAAGTTGCCAAACTATTTGATTCAAGATGGAAAAATAGCAGTTAGATTGCCTTCAAGAAAAATTCTGTCTGAAGCTATTAAAAACACTCAACCAATAACTTCAACAAGTGTAAATATTTCAGATAAAAAAAATTTAAACGATTTAAAGAGTATCTATAAATATTTTAATAAAAATATAAAATATATTTTAGCTGGAAATACATCATCACATATACCATCATCGATTATCGATATTTCTGATATAGATAATATCAACGTAATTAGAAACCCAAACAATATAAATTTTAAAGAATTAATCAGATAA
- a CDS encoding integration host factor subunit alpha: MTKADIVEKIYNQLGITKKDIANVVDMVFTTMREEILSGNSVKVSGFGNFEVKVRGRRVGRNPKTGEEVIIPPRYVVSFKPSNLFKEEVNA; encoded by the coding sequence ATGACTAAAGCTGACATCGTTGAAAAAATTTATAATCAGTTAGGTATTACTAAAAAAGATATTGCTAACGTAGTTGATATGGTTTTTACTACTATGAGAGAAGAAATTTTGAGTGGCAACAGTGTGAAAGTTTCTGGTTTTGGTAATTTTGAAGTCAAAGTTAGAGGAAGAAGAGTTGGTAGAAACCCTAAAACTGGCGAAGAAGTTATAATACCACCAAGATATGTAGTATCATTTAAACCAAGCAACCTATTTAAAGAAGAGGTTAATGCATAA
- a CDS encoding MerR family transcriptional regulator has protein sequence MHNSDKLYYKISEVCKITGLKPSVLRFWEKEFKQLRPSKIGSSHRLYTKKHIDLILQIKSLLYEEKLTIEGAKKRLSSNNNLKNNPDKEFIKKELQEILNLLKK, from the coding sequence ATGCATAATTCTGATAAGTTGTATTATAAGATCAGTGAAGTTTGCAAAATTACTGGGTTGAAACCTTCTGTTTTGAGGTTTTGGGAAAAAGAGTTTAAGCAATTAAGACCTTCAAAAATAGGCAGTAGTCACAGATTATATACAAAAAAACATATTGATTTAATTTTGCAAATAAAGAGTTTGCTCTATGAAGAAAAACTGACAATAGAAGGCGCAAAAAAGCGCCTTTCTTCTAATAATAATTTAAAAAATAATCCCGATAAAGAGTTTATAAAAAAAGAGTTGCAAGAAATATTAAATCTGTTAAAAAAATAA
- a CDS encoding ParA family protein, translating to MKTSVISFANKKGGSGKTTITLNIGAILGDRGYRVLLIDLDPQAHLSYWSGVNTYDEYFSIYDCLLDRCPINKAVYTPEHNLFDIIPASNKFDKDDLKVLLNFTKPENRLNRKLMLYKKKYDFVLIDTPPTFALMTLGALIASDFVIIPILLNFLAIEGLSQLVQNIYKINYLYNPKLKILGIIPNQFNLRSNHAKKVLAEIKENFDNKIIFPKLRNDIKLAEAPEFRLPINLYSKKSKANMDFNLMVDYMLDVLNNEV from the coding sequence ATGAAAACAAGTGTTATATCTTTTGCAAATAAAAAAGGAGGAAGTGGTAAAACAACGATCACTTTAAATATTGGTGCAATTCTTGGAGATAGAGGGTATCGCGTTTTATTGATAGATCTTGATCCTCAAGCTCATCTTTCTTATTGGAGTGGTGTAAATACTTACGATGAATACTTTTCAATTTATGATTGTTTATTAGATAGATGTCCTATAAATAAAGCTGTATATACTCCAGAACATAATTTATTTGATATAATACCTGCTTCAAATAAATTTGATAAAGATGACCTAAAAGTTTTACTTAATTTTACTAAACCAGAAAATAGGTTAAATCGTAAGCTTATGCTTTATAAGAAAAAGTATGACTTTGTTTTAATAGATACCCCTCCAACTTTCGCTTTAATGACATTAGGTGCTTTAATTGCTTCAGATTTTGTTATTATTCCAATCTTATTGAATTTTTTAGCTATAGAAGGACTTTCACAGTTGGTTCAAAATATTTACAAAATAAATTATTTATACAATCCCAAATTAAAAATTTTAGGAATTATACCTAATCAGTTCAATTTAAGAAGTAATCATGCTAAAAAAGTATTAGCTGAAATAAAAGAGAATTTTGATAATAAAATAATATTCCCAAAATTAAGAAATGATATTAAACTAGCAGAAGCCCCCGAGTTTAGATTACCAATAAACTTGTATTCTAAAAAGAGTAAAGCTAATATGGATTTTAATCTAATGGTAGATTATATGTTAGATGTTCTTAATAATGAGGTATAA